A part of Melittangium boletus DSM 14713 genomic DNA contains:
- a CDS encoding DUF2378 family protein, whose product MSLQKVVFATAVEALFVRELGANLTGVGRRLLREVGLDLDQPLEVSYPLEQWKRFVSTAATVLYPHLPSSEAHWWMGIHFVEGYLQTSVGRVVADLAPVIGPRRMLERMGADLSSGNNFSEVRLMEHRPRYVELWMNDVLDDHSSFAAGLILRAQQMAGARNVSVDVWSFDGTAGTFLVRWRDAVRG is encoded by the coding sequence ATGTCGCTGCAGAAGGTGGTGTTCGCCACGGCCGTCGAGGCCTTGTTCGTGCGGGAGCTGGGCGCGAACCTGACGGGCGTGGGCCGCCGGCTCCTGCGCGAGGTGGGTCTGGACCTGGATCAGCCGCTCGAGGTGTCCTACCCCCTGGAGCAGTGGAAGCGCTTCGTGAGCACCGCCGCGACGGTGCTCTACCCCCACTTGCCCTCCTCCGAGGCGCACTGGTGGATGGGCATCCACTTCGTGGAGGGCTACCTGCAGACGTCCGTGGGACGCGTGGTGGCGGATCTCGCGCCGGTGATTGGCCCCCGGCGGATGCTCGAGCGCATGGGCGCGGACCTGAGCAGCGGCAACAACTTCAGCGAGGTGCGCCTGATGGAGCACCGGCCTCGCTACGTCGAGCTGTGGATGAACGATGTCCTCGACGATCACTCCTCCTTCGCCGCGGGCCTCATCCTGCGGGCCCAGCAGATGGCCGGCGCGCGCAACGTCAGTGTGGATGTGTGGTCCTTCGATGGCACCGCCGGTACCTTCCTCGTGCGTTGGCGGGATGCTGTCCGAGGATGA
- a CDS encoding M57 family metalloprotease, producing the protein MRKLSMALLAGMSLVGCGGAESSETTEQTLPTFEEFEASATKDVEGVYIVNGDEAVENLREYYDATVARGDVGSTQGGLAVYYVGKDIKWPSTQARNITYCVSKTSFGSNYNAVVSAMNSAAAAWEATANVNFVHASTYDTNCTASQAGVVFDVRQVSGQSYTARAFFPNSSRSARNVLIDSSAFRMTGAWTLTGVLRHELGHTLGFRHEHTRLSSTGCYEDASWRGLTNYDSSSVMHYPQCKGTQKGDLVLTSMDKTGARALYP; encoded by the coding sequence ATGCGCAAGCTGTCCATGGCGTTGCTGGCGGGTATGTCCCTGGTGGGTTGTGGTGGTGCGGAGAGCTCCGAGACCACCGAGCAGACGCTCCCCACGTTCGAGGAGTTCGAGGCCTCCGCCACCAAGGACGTCGAGGGCGTCTACATCGTCAACGGTGACGAGGCGGTGGAGAACCTGCGCGAGTACTACGACGCCACGGTGGCCCGGGGCGATGTGGGCTCCACGCAGGGCGGCCTGGCCGTCTACTACGTGGGCAAGGACATCAAGTGGCCCAGCACCCAGGCCCGTAACATCACCTACTGCGTCAGCAAGACCTCCTTCGGCTCGAACTACAACGCCGTGGTGAGCGCGATGAACAGCGCGGCGGCCGCCTGGGAGGCCACGGCGAACGTCAACTTCGTGCACGCCAGCACCTATGACACCAACTGCACCGCGTCGCAGGCGGGCGTGGTGTTCGACGTGCGCCAGGTCAGCGGCCAGTCCTACACGGCGCGCGCCTTCTTCCCCAACTCCAGCCGCTCGGCGCGCAACGTGCTCATCGACAGCAGCGCCTTCCGCATGACGGGCGCCTGGACCCTGACTGGCGTGCTGCGCCACGAGCTGGGCCACACGCTCGGCTTCCGCCACGAGCACACCCGCCTCTCCAGCACCGGCTGCTACGAGGACGCTTCCTGGCGTGGGCTGACCAACTATGACTCCTCGTCCGTCATGCACTACCCCCAGTGCAAGGGCACGCAGAAGGGTGACCTCGTGCTGACGAGCATGGACAAGACGGGCGCCCGCGCGCTCTACCCGTAA